The nucleotide sequence ACCCCGAAACGTCGACGTTATCCGCGAAGTGCAGATGCAGATCAAGCCCGAGGACCCGCCTTTCCAGGTCCCAGTATCGCCTGAATGGCTGAAAACAGAACATACAGTCGGCTTGCTAGACCAAGCCGGGTTCCGGGACATTCAGGCCAGTGAGGTCGAGGTCCACTTCGGCGCAGAAACAGCCGAGGTTGTGGCGGACATCTTGATGAAGGGGATGGGCGCGATGGTGTTTGCCGCATGGACGGATAccgagaggaagaaggcgagcgAGTTCATAGTGGATGCTGTGAACAAGGTCGCGGTAACTTTCACGAGAGGAGACGGTCAAGGTGTTGGGATACAGCTCAGGGCAGGTATTATTATTGGACGAAAGGAGTGATCCATACAAAACGTTGCCGTGGGCGAGTAAGCCCGAGATGGCTTCGGCCTAACCTGCCGTGGAAGACAAGGGAGGTCCACCAAGCCAAACTGTTCGGGATTACTCTCCACATTTAGCTTCGGGGGCGACAACGCGTGCATAACAAGTATCTCTCAGGCAATAAATACTTTCATGGTACTATTTCTTCTCCATTGATGCACCAACGTGCCGGTGTTTAACATCCGACATCTGATTATCACCTCCTTCTTTGCTTCCCATCATCCACCAAAGTCTCTCTAAGCCCTTTCACCATACTCCTATCAATCTCCTTCGCAATCATGGCTCCACATTCGAACACCGACATCGAATCTCCAACAACTGATCGCCTATCGTCAGAGAAGAAGCGTTGGGTCCCCCATGCCAAAGAGGGCAAGACGGCTCTCGAAGCCCTTTCCCAGGGCATGACCCTGGCGGGCATTCCCAAGTTTCCCTCCTACCACGAAGAGCGAACCCATATCCTTGAGCACATGGCCTCTGCCTTTCGCATCTTCGCTCGCAAGGGTTTCGCCGAGGGCATGGCTGGCCACATATCTGTTCGAGATCCCGAGAATCCTCACACTTTCTGGACCAATCCACTCGGCCGTCCATGGCCATTGATGCTGGCCTCCGACATGGTCCTTGTCGACTACGATGGCAAAGCTGTGGGGGGCAACATGAGTCGACCTTCCAATGCGGCAGGCTTTCTTATCCACAGCGCCCTTCACAAAGCGAGACCCGATGTCAATGCTGCTTGCCATGCGCATACGGTTTATGGAAAGGCTTGGTCAACTTTCGGCAGGCCGCTAGAGATGATCAACCAAGATGCGTGTGTCTTCTACGACAAGGCACAGGCAGTCTACGAGGATTTTGGGGGTGTCGTCtttgacgaagacgaaggaAAGAGACTCGCCGAGGCACTCGGGCCAGAGGGCAAGGTCATGACACTCACAAACCATGGTCTCTTGACAGTTGGCCAAACGGTTGACGAGGCAGCCTACCTATTCACgctgatggagaagagcTGCCAGATCCAATTGCTCGCGGAAGCTGCTGCCGCAAACGGCATTCCTAAGCGAAtcatcgacgacgatgtcGCTGCCTACACGTTCAAGATGACTTCGAGTGCAGAGAGCTTGTACTGCGAGTTTCAGCCCGActttgaggttgaggacgcTTTGAGTAATGGAGCATTCCGCAAATGAATAAGAGGTAGATTTCGCGTATCCAGTTTGACATTAGTTGAGAGAACATTCATGCATATCGAGCAAGGAGGAACGAGTGCATCATTTTGGCATTCATAACCACCAACTCAACATATCCATCCAAGGCAAAATCCCGTCTCATGTGAGAACCAATGCCAACTGTCTGTCTCTGACCATGTCCATCCAGGTCATATTCTCATTCCCCTTTTGTCTGCGAAGCGCCCAGAAATCTTGTAAAAACTCGGCGGCAAAGCCGAAATTTTCCATCCCGCTCGACCTTGAACAATCTTGCAGGCGCTTGTAGAAGCGAGCCTGTAGATCAGGATCGACGGCTTCCGCCCCGGCGATGAAACCTGGCCAGACGATACCACAGTTGACCAGCGAAAAGTTGCGCTGTTCTTGTTCAAACGCCTCAAGATTTGCGATTGTCTTTTCCACAAATGGTTGTAGGAGGAAAGGGTGTAACTGGCGGACGCGTCGAtagaagaagatcaagactGCGCAGTGGAAGGCTGTGATGAGATGGGACATGATGGCGCGGTTGGCAAAGGCGGCAATTGGATCGTCTGAGTCTCCTTCAGTGTCGTCGTTGTAGTTGTTCCATGAGCAGATCTCGCCCTCCAGAGCTGCGCAGCGGTGCTCAAGCTCCGTAGTCATGGAGAGCTCGGAGAATCGTCTTCTGTGCATCGAAATTTGGTTCGCCAGGAACGTGGCGCGCGAGATGAAGGACAAGAGGTCTTGGGGGAAACCATAGATTTCCTTGAAAAAGGCGGGGTTCTCCTGGTTCTCGAGTCCTCCAAAGAGCCCAAACTCGAAGGCCATGCCGCACGACTCATCAAGATCTCTCCCCAAGCACAAGCTATGTGTTCGCAACGATGGGAACAGCATACTCTCTGGAGCGTGCGATAAGCTTGCAAGGGGCTGCTTCTCGGGGGGGTACATGTAGGTGCTCTCCTCAATGACTCGAAGAAACAAGTAGATGGAGTGAAGGAGCTTGACCTTCCTCGACTTGTTCACCTTGGGTGCTCCGCGAAGACTGATGAATAGTTCGGCGTTGAGCAGATATGAACGGGCTTCCTCTTGTTGACCAGTGACGACCTATTTCATGTAAGCTTGATGCGAGAAGGCCGGGGCATAAGAGGACTGACAGAAATGGTGACCattgtcaagatggccatgAGAATATCTTTGTACTTTGAACTCTTCTCACCTGCCAGCTCCGTCTCGCAGGTCCATTCCAGTTCCTTTCTTGCTCCACGGCGAAAGCCCTCTCCAACGTTGCGCCAGTATGTTGTACTATCTTTTTGTTGGCGGTGGATGTTGTCCCAATTGAAGGCACTGACAGCCAACACTGCATAGAAGAGCGACGTGTGGGCGTGCTTGGTCCTTTTGAATACGCTCAGCTCTGATAGAGCGGAGAGGGCGCGTGGAAAGTGTAGGATAGACCAAGGAGATTTGCGAACGCGAAGGGGAGAGAAGAGCTTTCCCATCTGGGACTTGTAatgttcaagaaggaagTGTGCATGGGACGAAACAGATGTATCAAGGGAGAACGTGAAATCATAGCTGACGTGCAAGTCCCAAGGAGAGAGACTTGCTGTTTGGGAAATAGGGATGGGCGACGCCCTAGGTATCATGGAAAAGGACGACAAGTCCACGCCAAGGTCGTCCGAGttatcaacaccaaggagaATATCATCCAGCGCCGAGATGTTCCCGGTTTCGAGGAGAGCAGTCTCAGGCCATGAGCATGGGTTGGATGCGCTGGGAATGTCTACATTGACGATATCCTGCAGGCCGTGAGAGGAAAGTGGTTCAGGTAGTACCACCGTATGATCCGGGTGCACATAAATGGGTTCAGCTGCTGCTTCAGAAGTCGGTTCACCATCATTGGCCGAAAAGACCAAGAATGGACCGTCCGGTGGCAGTTCACATTTCTGACTCTCGCAGCCGGAGTCGAGGGCACTCAGAACTTGATCGATTTCATCCTCATCGATCACCTCTTGCATGTGCCTGGACATGGCCGCCCGCTCCGACTCTTGTAGGATCTGTCAGCATGGTGGTGGCCCCAAACGAATAGGTGCACCTCATCCATACATACCAGTAAAGAGTATGCGACGACTGTGCCCGTCGTCATTCTGCTTGACATCACTTTGAGGCCCAGTCCCATCGGGCGAAAAATGCACAAACCGGATCTTGGCTTCATAGCCGCCGCAGACGAGCCGTGATCGCTGGCATTGGCGACAGATTGGATGGGTCTCATCacacttgaccttgcgggTTCTGCATGTCAAGCAGCCCCCGAAGGAGCGGATTCGAGGGCCTGTCTTGAGTTTCCGCGTGCGTTGCATCCCGATTTCCCTTTCCCCAGCAAAGATTCTGGGGAAGATTACGATATCGGGATGCCTTGCAGTATTAAGATTCCTCGCTCCACACTCGCCAATTACCTGATGATAAGCGGAATGATAACTGCGGGGTTTTGTTGAATGCGGGTGTGGGCTCCCATGCCCAGGAAGAGCTAGGCGAGGTTCGCTAAGACTTGCCGTCGACGGGCTAAGCCAATGACATGGCTGATAATGACTCGTGTGATAAGCATTGACGAGGTGTTGATGTGACGTACCTCTTGAGACTGGCTCGGTGTTACTTACCACCAGACTAGGATTCAGTCCTCACCACTAATCGGAACCGATGCCGGAAGTACAACCAAACATCACAGGCCAAATGGCATGCGTATATAACGTCGAGAGACTCTTCAGAATAGGTCTCGCTCATCACAACCAGCCTTGTTGTTTGCGTATTTATCTACACCCTCACGGTTCCTTAATTCGCAATGACGGGCGTTCAAAACACGGTAATGGAGAAGACGAACGTCGACTTCAAGAATGACGACTTCAACGACCTTGAATCGTCTTCTGTCAATGCTGCAGATCCCAGCAACAGCGTTGTCATAGACCCGGAAGCTGAGCGTTCATATGGTAAGATTTGATGAGGTCATTCCATGTCGCCTATTCCCCAAAAGCTCACTGGAAATTTATAGTCAAGAAATTGGACATGTTCCTCTTGcccttcctctctctcatgTACTTCTTCAACGCCGTCGACCGCTCCAACCTGGGCAACGCAAAGACAGACGGTTTGGAAGAGGACCTCAACTTCAAGGGCAACGAGTACAGCCTTCTCATCCTGCTCTTCTACATCCCCTTTGGCACCCTGGATCTCCCACTCAACCTGCTCACCAAGAAGTTCTCTGCAAAGTGGGTTTTGCCTACGTTGATGGTCGGTTGGGGTGGCATTGCCACCGTGCAGATTGCTTGCAAGAACTTCGCCGGTATTCTTGTCCTGCGCCTGATTCTCGGCGCATGCGAGGCTGGTTTCTTCGCTGGTGTCGTCTTCTACTTCACCTTGTTCTACCGTCGTTCTGAGCTGGGTTTCCGgatcgccatcttcttcggCAGCGCCCTGCTGGCGGCTGCCTTTAGTGGTGCCATATCCTACGGTGTCTTCCAGATCGAGGGAACCAAACTCCAGGGCTGGCAGTGGCTGATGCTTATCGAAGGCGTTTTGACCGTTATCGTCGGTGCtatctccttcttctggctGCCTGCTTCCCCAGCCACGGCGTGGTTCTTGAACGACCGGGAGAAGGCTGCAGCTCGCGCCCGAACCCTCCGTGATGGCTCGAATGCGGTCGAGACAAAGTTTTCCTGGAAGGAGTGTTTCTCCACGTGGAAGGACTGGAAGTTTGGTCTGTGGtgcatcatcaacttcacGTACCCTGTCGCCTTTGCAACTACATCCAACTTCCTGCCACAGATCGTTCAGCGACTGGGATACTCAGTCATCAAGACTAACTTGTATACGGTTGCACCCAACGCTGTTGGGTTCGTCGTGCTCCTAGTCGTGGCCAAGTCTTCCGATTACTTCCACGAGCGAACATTCCACGTCTTCGGGGCATTGGCCACGTCACTAGTCGGCATGATCATactcatcaccatcgacgTCCTGAACCACCGGGCTGTGGCTTACTTTGCCTGCTTCCTCATGGCTTCCGGCTCCTACATTCCTTCTTGCCTTATCCAGTCGTggcacaacaacaacaacctgAATGAGAGCAGCCGAGCCGCAACGACCGGTCTGCTTGTCGGCCTGGGCAACTTTGCAGGAATCATGTCGGCTGCTACATTCCGCACCGAGTACGCGCCCAAGTATATCCCTACTCTGATCCTCACCTGCTGCTGCAATGTCATTGCCATGACCGGAATCGTGATTctgggtggatggatgaagatggagaatCACAGGAGGAACAAGGTGCAAGGTGTGAATCTTCGGGCTCAGGATGTCGATACTTCGGAGCTTCCTGACGGAGAAAAGTCTCCTAAGTTCCGATTCTTCACTTAGAGGCCAGGAACAATCCAGAATAACTATTCGGTCATATGGGGGCATTGTCGGAGACAACCACTAGCTTGCAATAATTGGTCAGTATCAAACAGCATCTCGATCAAGTAGTAAGGCAATTATTTTATGTGTACCATTTGGTGCGGCTTTGAATCCTTGCCCCCAAATACGGATCAAACCCTTGAGTGCACTTCTGCAGAAATCGCCAGGCCCAAAAGCCTAACAAATTCATTGCCAAACTACAACACATGTGCGCCAGTTTCTTGAATGGCATTGTACTTGTTGTGTGAGAATGTAGAGGATTGCAATGGCAAGATCTGAAAAGTACGTGGTTCTACGTGGGTATACTGAGGCTTGTTTTCTAAGGTCTAAGTGTTGCCGCCCGCACCTCTTGAGGTTGCTGTGGCTGTGTAAGGATGTGGCTAAACAAAGGACGCCACCAATGACGTCAATAGCTCTCAATGCCCTTGGGCCACAGAGTAGAGGCGAATCGAGCTAGTCGGGGCACTCACGAATGTAACTGCTCATGCTCTCATTCAGAAAATACCTCCAGTCTCTTATACACGAAGGTCGACTCTCATATAAATGGAACTTTTCATTCTTCTTTCAGGGTCTTTTCTAATATCCCAAGTTGTCCAAATGACTAAACCGTATGTCCATACCTGCCTACCCTGTACACAAATTGATGAGAAGCATTACTCCCTCAGTTttccagcaacaacaaaccAGTGGACCGTCGACTTGATGTCTTGCCCTTGATTACAATGAGGAACTGGTCCCATGGATCGGATACATGTTTCTCAGATGAGGCTTCGTTCAGCACAGGGTTCCATCTCCAGGAACTACCCTGCTCTTCCACCGGAGTCGATAGCTCCTCATTTGTCAACACTTGGACATCCCGGAGTGGAGCAGAAGGATCATCGGACCTCACCTCTAAGGGAGACTCGGAGGACCTCAAactctccatcttgactCTTTCTCATGTCCTACTGCGGTAGACTCAATCCGAGTCTACGCCACTATGGACCGTGATAGAACTTGGAAGATAGATAAGACCGAGTCCATAATCCACAGACATTTTCAAGACGTGGAATGTCAATTCAAGCATCCCAGTGGTTAGTTCTACCGACTCTAATCAGGCATGTTTATTCTCATGCAACTCGCCAGTTACAGCAAGTCACAGCTTATCATCCTCGCTAAGAGAAAAAGGAAAGTCTTTTCTGGTGTGATCCCAATGGGCCAATCATAACGAGGGCGGAAATTCGCTAGCGTTCGGAGTCTCGCGAGAATCCTTGTCTCGGTCGCTAGTACATTTAAGGCAAGCTAGCGCTCTCCCCATCAGAGTGCAGCTACACTTATTGGATCAGTCAACCTCGATCAGAGGCTGGATGGCAGTGCCTTACTTTAACGCCATCACGTCCGAATCTGCGCTCAGGACTCGCTGTGTGATAGAGGACCCTCCAAGTTTCCCGAAGCTTCCCGATCTTCCCGCCAGCAAATGGGGACGACACCATCTACTCGCATGTAGCGTTGTTCGACGCCGAGCACAGAACCACTCTCTTCTACATCGGAAGACATGCGATATCCGCCGGTAATCCAAAATTTCTTGGACGGCCCAAGCAAAGGCCACCGAGGACAAACTGAGCATTTTCTCATCCACCACCAATCTAGCTGTGTAAAAAACAGTAAATGAGATGAAATCCCTATACTACAGGA is from Fusarium keratoplasticum isolate Fu6.1 chromosome 11, whole genome shotgun sequence and encodes:
- a CDS encoding Aldolase-II domain-containing protein, with product MAPHSNTDIESPTTDRLSSEKKRWVPHAKEGKTALEALSQGMTLAGIPKFPSYHEERTHILEHMASAFRIFARKGFAEGMAGHISVRDPENPHTFWTNPLGRPWPLMLASDMVLVDYDGKAVGGNMSRPSNAAGFLIHSALHKARPDVNAACHAHTVYGKAWSTFGRPLEMINQDACVFYDKAQAVYEDFGGVVFDEDEGKRLAEALGPEGKVMTLTNHGLLTVGQTVDEAAYLFTLMEKSCQIQLLAEAAAANGIPKRIIDDDVAAYTFKMTSSAESLYCEFQPDFEVEDALSNGAFRK
- a CDS encoding Zn(2)-C6 fungal-type domain-containing protein encodes the protein MQRTRKLKTGPRIRSFGGCLTCRTRKVKCDETHPICRQCQRSRLVCGGYEAKIRFVHFSPDGTGPQSDVKQNDDGHSRRILFTESERAAMSRHMQEVIDEDEIDQVLSALDSGCESQKCELPPDGPFLVFSANDGEPTSEAAAEPIYVHPDHTVVLPEPLSSHGLQDIVNVDIPSASNPCSWPETALLETGNISALDDILLGVDNSDDLGVDLSSFSMIPRASPIPISQTASLSPWDLHVSYDFTFSLDTSVSSHAHFLLEHYKSQMGKLFSPLRVRKSPWSILHFPRALSALSELSVFKRTKHAHTSLFYAVLAVSAFNWDNIHRQQKDSTTYWRNVGEGFRRGARKELEWTCETELAGEKSSKYKDILMAILTMVTISVVTGQQEEARSYLLNAELFISLRGAPKVNKSRKVKLLHSIYLFLRVIEESTYMYPPEKQPLASLSHAPESMLFPSLRTHSLCLGRDLDESCGMAFEFGLFGGLENQENPAFFKEIYGFPQDLLSFISRATFLANQISMHRRRFSELSMTTELEHRCAALEGEICSWNNYNDDTEGDSDDPIAAFANRAIMSHLITAFHCAVLIFFYRRVRQLHPFLLQPFVEKTIANLEAFEQEQRNFSLVNCGIVWPGFIAGAEAVDPDLQARFYKRLQDCSRSSGMENFGFAAEFLQDFWALRRQKGNENMTWMDMVRDRQLALVLT
- a CDS encoding MFS domain-containing protein, translating into MTGVQNTVMEKTNVDFKNDDFNDLESSSVNAADPSNSVVIDPEAERSYVKKLDMFLLPFLSLMYFFNAVDRSNLGNAKTDGLEEDLNFKGNEYSLLILLFYIPFGTLDLPLNLLTKKFSAKWVLPTLMVGWGGIATVQIACKNFAGILVLRLILGACEAGFFAGVVFYFTLFYRRSELGFRIAIFFGSALLAAAFSGAISYGVFQIEGTKLQGWQWLMLIEGVLTVIVGAISFFWLPASPATAWFLNDREKAAARARTLRDGSNAVETKFSWKECFSTWKDWKFGLWCIINFTYPVAFATTSNFLPQIVQRLGYSVIKTNLYTVAPNAVGFVVLLVVAKSSDYFHERTFHVFGALATSLVGMIILITIDVLNHRAVAYFACFLMASGSYIPSCLIQSWHNNNNLNESSRAATTGLLVGLGNFAGIMSAATFRTEYAPKYIPTLILTCCCNVIAMTGIVILGGWMKMENHRRNKVQGVNLRAQDVDTSELPDGEKSPKFRFFT